A genomic stretch from Prochlorococcus marinus str. MIT 9312 includes:
- a CDS encoding DUF3172 domain-containing protein: MNRPPSNRRPRRGSNRSYYSSNPRDMNPYGQKNSRLPASSPEQKVNFSTGTIAVLAGVLILGVGIGSAITSTTDGGQGNIASQQQLDMAVPDPEFCRQWGASAFVIDVEMYTTLNPSTSFVTQPALQPGCVIRRENWTVLQKQGAISNEDVRECKQRMNTFAYIGSIRDKPIVKCVYQTDVNENKFIIKGDGQAEDGGVGINKEAIQF; encoded by the coding sequence GTGAATAGACCACCCTCAAATAGAAGGCCAAGGAGAGGCTCAAATAGAAGTTACTACTCTTCAAATCCAAGAGATATGAATCCTTATGGACAAAAAAATAGTCGATTGCCTGCTTCATCTCCTGAACAAAAGGTTAATTTTAGTACTGGAACCATTGCAGTTCTTGCGGGAGTATTAATTTTAGGAGTTGGCATTGGGAGCGCGATTACAAGTACAACAGATGGTGGACAGGGAAATATAGCTAGTCAACAACAATTAGATATGGCTGTTCCAGATCCTGAATTTTGCAGACAATGGGGTGCAAGCGCCTTCGTCATTGATGTTGAAATGTATACAACTTTGAATCCATCCACGAGTTTTGTGACTCAACCAGCTCTCCAGCCAGGTTGTGTGATTAGAAGAGAGAATTGGACAGTTTTACAAAAACAGGGAGCAATTAGTAATGAAGATGTAAGAGAATGTAAGCAAAGAATGAATACTTTTGCTTACATTGGATCTATAAGAGATAAGCCAATAGTTAAGTGCGTTTATCAGACTGATGTGAATGAAAATAAATTTATCATCAAAGGAGATGGACAAGCCGAAGATGGAGGAGTAGGAATCAATAAAGAAGCAATTCAGTTCTGA
- a CDS encoding NnrU family protein encodes MEIHETSLVILLLILIFAVIHSGGAALRIKAESLMGPRLWRLCFVFLSLPSAIILISYFLAHRYDGIRLWNFQGNSFVFIIVWSLTAISFLFLYPATYNLLEIPSVLKPKVRIYGTGIMRITRHPQAFGQIIWCLAHTLWIGSSFTLITSIGLILHHLFAIWHGDKRLANRFGEEFEKFKKNTSIIPFLAIIEGRQEFKIKEFFRLSQLGILVAIGVLWWSHQYINIAVKTFNSSFLSEFFN; translated from the coding sequence ATGGAGATTCATGAAACTTCTTTAGTTATTTTATTATTGATTTTGATTTTTGCAGTCATTCATAGTGGTGGAGCTGCTTTAAGAATTAAGGCTGAATCTTTGATGGGACCAAGATTATGGAGGTTATGTTTTGTTTTTTTAAGTTTACCATCAGCCATTATCTTGATTAGTTATTTTTTGGCTCATAGATATGACGGAATTAGATTGTGGAATTTTCAAGGTAATAGTTTCGTTTTTATAATTGTCTGGTCTTTAACTGCAATAAGTTTTTTGTTTTTATATCCCGCCACTTACAATTTGCTGGAAATTCCATCGGTCTTAAAGCCTAAAGTGCGAATTTACGGAACCGGGATAATGAGAATCACAAGACACCCACAAGCATTTGGTCAGATAATTTGGTGTTTAGCACATACTTTATGGATTGGTTCATCATTCACATTAATAACTTCTATTGGCTTAATTTTGCATCATCTATTTGCCATCTGGCATGGGGATAAGAGATTAGCTAATAGATTTGGAGAAGAATTTGAAAAGTTTAAAAAAAATACATCTATAATACCCTTTCTGGCAATAATTGAAGGAAGGCAAGAATTTAAAATTAAAGAATTTTTTCGGTTATCTCAACTTGGTATATTAGTTGCAATAGGGGTACTATGGTGGTCCCATCAGTACATAAATATTGCTGTTAAAACATTTAATTCATCATTTTTGTCTGAATTTTTCAATTGA
- the pds gene encoding 15-cis-phytoene desaturase, which produces MRVVIAGAGLAGLSCAKYLVDNGHIPIVLEARDVLGGKVAAWKDDDGDWYETGLHIFFGAYPNMLQLFKELDIEDRLQWKSHSMIFNQPSEPGTYSRFDFPDIPAPVNGVSAILSNNDMLSWNEKILFGLGLVPAMLRGQKYLDKCDSKSWTDWLKEHNIPERVNDEVFIAMSKALNFIGPDEISSTVLLTALNRFLQEKNGSKMAFLDGAPPERLCQPMVDYITARGGEVHMNSPLRQINLNEDSTVKSFTIASLNENEKKELTADAYVSAMPVDLFKLMIPEQWKGLDVFSKLDGLNGVPVINIHLWFDKKLTDIDHLLFSRSPLLSVYADMSITCKEYEDPNRSMLELVFAPAKDWINRSDQDIVDATMEELKKLFPTHFMGDEKTKLRKYKVVKTPRSVYKAVPGCQEFRPSQKSPIKNFFLAGDYTMQKYLASMEGAVLSGKLCAESINKEYSKKPKNVS; this is translated from the coding sequence ATGCGTGTTGTAATTGCTGGTGCTGGTTTAGCAGGTTTATCTTGCGCTAAATATCTAGTTGATAATGGTCACATTCCAATTGTGTTAGAAGCTAGAGATGTTCTAGGGGGGAAAGTCGCTGCTTGGAAAGATGATGATGGAGACTGGTATGAAACTGGTTTGCATATATTCTTTGGAGCTTACCCTAATATGTTGCAACTTTTCAAGGAATTAGATATTGAAGATAGACTTCAATGGAAAAGCCATTCAATGATTTTCAATCAACCATCTGAGCCAGGAACTTACAGTAGATTTGACTTTCCAGATATACCAGCTCCCGTAAATGGAGTTTCAGCAATATTAAGTAATAATGATATGCTTTCATGGAATGAAAAGATACTTTTTGGATTGGGTTTAGTACCTGCAATGTTAAGAGGTCAAAAGTATCTAGATAAATGTGATAGCAAATCATGGACTGATTGGCTCAAAGAACATAATATTCCTGAAAGAGTTAATGACGAAGTTTTTATAGCCATGAGTAAAGCTTTAAATTTCATTGGGCCAGATGAAATATCATCTACAGTTTTATTAACAGCACTAAACAGATTTTTACAAGAAAAAAATGGTTCGAAAATGGCATTTCTTGACGGAGCTCCTCCAGAAAGACTTTGCCAACCAATGGTCGACTATATAACCGCTCGTGGTGGAGAAGTTCACATGAATAGCCCATTAAGGCAAATCAACCTAAATGAAGATAGCACTGTTAAAAGTTTTACTATTGCTTCTTTAAATGAAAACGAAAAGAAAGAGTTAACTGCGGACGCTTATGTTAGTGCAATGCCAGTAGATCTTTTTAAATTAATGATACCTGAACAATGGAAGGGGCTAGATGTTTTTTCTAAATTAGATGGTTTAAATGGTGTGCCAGTTATTAATATTCATTTATGGTTTGACAAAAAATTAACAGATATTGACCATTTGCTATTTAGCAGATCACCACTTCTCAGTGTTTATGCGGATATGAGCATTACATGTAAAGAATATGAAGATCCAAATAGATCAATGCTTGAATTAGTTTTCGCACCAGCAAAAGATTGGATAAATAGAAGTGATCAAGATATTGTTGATGCAACTATGGAAGAACTAAAAAAATTATTCCCAACGCATTTCATGGGCGATGAAAAGACAAAATTAAGAAAATATAAAGTAGTCAAAACTCCAAGATCTGTTTATAAGGCAGTTCCTGGATGTCAAGAGTTTAGACCTAGTCAAAAATCTCCCATTAAAAATTTCTTTTTAGCTGGTGATTATACAATGCAAAAATATTTAGCTTCTATGGAAGGAGCTGTTTTAAGTGGTAAATTATGCGCGGAGTCAATTAATAAAGAGTATTCCAAAAAACCCAAAAATGTTTCTTAA
- a CDS encoding LysR family transcriptional regulator yields MPELPFTLDQLRILKAIAAQGSFKKAADLLYVTQPAVSLQIQNLEKQLEITIFDRGGRKALLTEAGRLLLEYCERILNQCDEACKAIEDLNSLKGGTLVIGASQTTGTYLMPRMIGVFRQKYPDVSVQLQVHSTRRTGWSVANGQIDLAIIGGQLPGDLENLLQVIPYSTDELALVLHSKHPLSNKKELLKEDLYKLNFVTLDSQSTTRKVVDKLLQDSGLDIQRLKIEMELNSLEAIKNAVQSGLGASFLPVVSIERELAAGTIHKAFVADLEVKRELKLITNPSRYTSRASEVFKKNILPQFASLKSPLRQINFDQN; encoded by the coding sequence ATGCCCGAATTACCATTTACTCTCGATCAATTAAGAATACTAAAAGCAATAGCAGCTCAAGGAAGTTTTAAAAAAGCTGCAGATCTCTTATATGTAACCCAACCTGCTGTAAGTTTACAAATTCAAAATCTAGAAAAACAACTTGAAATTACAATTTTCGACAGAGGCGGTAGAAAAGCTCTTTTAACTGAAGCAGGAAGATTACTACTTGAATATTGTGAACGAATTTTGAATCAATGCGACGAAGCTTGTAAAGCTATCGAAGATTTAAATAGTTTAAAAGGTGGGACTCTTGTCATTGGAGCCAGTCAAACAACAGGAACTTATTTAATGCCAAGAATGATAGGAGTATTCAGACAAAAATATCCTGATGTATCAGTTCAACTTCAGGTGCATAGTACTAGAAGAACTGGATGGAGTGTTGCCAATGGACAAATTGACTTAGCCATTATTGGAGGACAATTACCTGGAGATTTAGAAAACTTACTACAAGTAATTCCATATTCGACAGATGAGTTAGCACTTGTTTTACATTCCAAACACCCACTTTCTAACAAAAAAGAACTTTTAAAAGAAGATTTATATAAATTAAATTTTGTAACGTTGGATTCTCAATCTACAACCAGAAAAGTTGTTGATAAACTTCTTCAAGATTCTGGACTTGATATTCAACGATTAAAAATTGAGATGGAACTTAACTCTCTTGAAGCAATTAAGAATGCAGTTCAATCAGGTCTAGGAGCTTCGTTTTTACCTGTTGTTTCAATTGAAAGAGAATTAGCGGCTGGAACAATCCATAAAGCATTTGTTGCTGACTTAGAGGTTAAAAGAGAACTGAAATTAATTACTAATCCATCAAGATATACATCAAGAGCATCAGAAGTTTTTAAGAAAAATATTCTTCCACAATTTGCTAGTTTAAAAAGTCCATTAAGGCAAATAAATTTTGATCAGAACTGA
- the ndhM gene encoding NAD(P)H-quinone oxidoreductase subunit M — protein MEKMLLKSTTRHVRIFTAEVVDNELQFHPNKLTLDLDPDNEFIWNEDSLNEINKKFNELIKERAGKDLDDYELRKIGSEIEGLIKILLQNGQLSYNPDCRVMNYSMGLPKTNEVL, from the coding sequence ATGGAAAAAATGCTTTTAAAATCAACTACTCGACATGTAAGAATTTTTACTGCTGAAGTTGTTGACAATGAATTACAGTTTCATCCAAACAAACTGACTCTTGATTTAGATCCCGATAACGAGTTTATTTGGAATGAAGATTCTTTAAACGAAATAAATAAGAAGTTTAATGAATTAATTAAAGAGAGAGCAGGAAAAGATTTAGATGATTATGAACTTCGCAAAATAGGCTCAGAGATCGAAGGCTTAATTAAAATTTTGCTTCAAAATGGGCAATTAAGTTATAACCCAGATTGTAGAGTAATGAATTATTCCATGGGTTTACCAAAGACAAATGAAGTGCTGTGA